A region from the Variovorax sp. V93 genome encodes:
- a CDS encoding MFS transporter: MQASSPTLSVKQVLICGAMIVTLSMGIRHGFGLWLQPITQAQDWSRQTFSFALAVQNLSWGIFGVFAGMVADRFGAFRVLVAGTAFYALGLLGMAYSPTPLLFTLSAGVLIGAAQAGTTYAVVYGVIGRQIPAERRSWAMGVAAAAGSFGQFLLAPIEGLLIRQLGWQSALAAVAMLALVIVPLAFGLREPQRGALAGHRDQSVLQAVGEAFRYPSFGLLMAGYFVCGFQLAFIGIHMPTYLRDQRLPAEVAGYALALIGLFNVFGTYTVGLLGQKLAKRKILAAIYLARAVSIALFLLAPISPLSVYVFSAAMGFLWLSTVPATNAIIAGIFGVAHLSMLSGFVFLSHQVGSFIGVWLGGYLYDTTGSYDIVWYIAIALGVFAALINLPVKESAIARGGRPVAVPG; the protein is encoded by the coding sequence ATGCAAGCCTCCTCTCCCACTCTCTCGGTCAAGCAGGTGCTGATCTGCGGCGCCATGATCGTCACGCTTTCCATGGGCATCCGCCACGGCTTCGGCCTCTGGCTGCAGCCGATCACGCAGGCGCAGGACTGGAGCCGCCAGACCTTTTCGTTCGCGCTGGCCGTGCAGAACCTGTCGTGGGGCATCTTCGGCGTCTTCGCAGGCATGGTGGCCGATCGCTTCGGCGCCTTCCGGGTGCTTGTCGCCGGCACGGCGTTCTATGCGCTGGGCCTGCTGGGCATGGCGTATTCGCCCACGCCGCTGCTGTTCACGCTGAGCGCCGGCGTGCTGATCGGCGCGGCGCAGGCCGGCACCACCTATGCCGTCGTCTATGGCGTGATCGGGCGCCAGATTCCGGCCGAAAGGCGCTCCTGGGCCATGGGCGTGGCGGCGGCGGCCGGCTCCTTCGGGCAGTTCCTGCTGGCCCCGATCGAGGGGCTGCTCATCAGGCAGCTGGGCTGGCAGAGCGCGCTCGCGGCGGTGGCGATGCTGGCGCTGGTGATCGTGCCGCTGGCCTTCGGCCTGCGCGAGCCGCAGCGCGGCGCGCTCGCGGGGCACCGCGACCAGTCGGTGCTGCAGGCGGTGGGCGAGGCCTTCCGCTATCCGAGCTTCGGGCTGCTGATGGCGGGGTACTTCGTCTGCGGCTTCCAGCTCGCCTTCATCGGCATCCACATGCCGACCTACCTGCGCGACCAGCGCCTGCCGGCCGAGGTGGCGGGCTATGCACTCGCGCTGATCGGGCTCTTCAACGTGTTCGGCACCTACACGGTCGGGCTGCTGGGCCAGAAGCTGGCCAAGCGCAAGATCCTGGCGGCCATCTACCTTGCGCGGGCGGTCTCGATCGCGCTGTTCCTGCTGGCGCCGATCTCGCCGCTCAGTGTGTACGTGTTCTCGGCGGCCATGGGCTTCCTGTGGCTGTCGACGGTGCCCGCCACCAACGCGATCATCGCGGGCATCTTCGGCGTGGCGCACCTGTCGATGCTCAGCGGCTTCGTGTTCCTGAGCCACCAGGTCGGCTCGTTCATCGGCGTCTGGCTGGGCGGCTATCTGTACGACACCACGGGCAGCTACGACATCGTCTGGTACATCGCGATCGCGCTGGGCGTGTTCGCGGCGCTGATCAACCTGCCGGTGAAGGAAAGCGCCATTGCGCGCGGCGGCCGGCCGGTCGCCGTGCCCGGCTGA
- a CDS encoding class I SAM-dependent methyltransferase: protein MKNAAPPHGGTAPSEWIERWSHLLAPGAAVLDVACGHGRHMRWFAARGHAVTGVDRSVEAAEAAGAFGRVLAADIEAGPWPFAGQAFGAVVVTNYLWRPRMADIVAAVAPGGVLLYETFAAGNETVGKPSRPDFLLQPGELLAACKDLRVVAYEDGFLAEPARFVQRIAAIRAGDAGAGQPPRHLLQGN, encoded by the coding sequence ATGAAAAATGCAGCACCTCCGCATGGCGGAACAGCGCCGTCGGAATGGATCGAGCGGTGGTCGCACCTGCTCGCCCCCGGGGCCGCCGTGCTCGACGTGGCCTGCGGCCACGGACGGCACATGCGGTGGTTCGCGGCGCGCGGGCATGCGGTGACGGGCGTGGACCGCTCGGTGGAAGCCGCCGAAGCCGCGGGCGCCTTCGGCCGCGTGCTGGCCGCCGACATCGAGGCCGGCCCCTGGCCGTTCGCGGGCCAGGCCTTCGGCGCGGTGGTCGTCACCAACTACCTGTGGCGCCCGCGCATGGCGGACATCGTGGCCGCGGTCGCGCCGGGCGGCGTGCTGCTGTATGAAACCTTCGCGGCCGGCAACGAGACGGTCGGCAAGCCCTCGCGGCCCGACTTCCTGCTGCAGCCCGGCGAACTGCTGGCCGCATGCAAGGATTTGCGCGTGGTGGCCTACGAGGATGGCTTCCTTGCCGAACCGGCGCGCTTCGTGCAGCGCATCGCGGCCATCCGTGCCGGCGATGCCGGCGCGGGCCAGCCCCCACGCCATCTGCTGCAGGGAAACTGA
- the dapA gene encoding 4-hydroxy-tetrahydrodipicolinate synthase — translation MEQLTGSIVALATPMHDDGSVDYPALRRLIDWHIDEGTDCLGVVGTTGESPTVDVEEHCEIIRVAVEQAKGRVPVMAGCGANSTKEAIELAKFAKGVGADSQLQVVPYYNKPTQEGQYQHFKAIAEAVGDLPTVLYNVPGRTVADMAHDTVLRLAQVPGIIGIKEATGNIERAQWLIRDLPKHFAVYSGDDPTAVALMLCGGQGNISVTANIAPRKMHELCVAAIAGDVRRAMQIQFELMPLHRHLFVEPNPIPLKWAMSRLGLCGGALRLPLTELAETNRPVVEAALRATGLLKG, via the coding sequence TTGGAGCAACTGACAGGCAGCATCGTCGCTCTTGCCACGCCGATGCACGACGACGGCAGTGTCGACTACCCCGCCCTGCGCCGGCTGATCGACTGGCACATCGACGAAGGCACCGATTGCCTTGGCGTGGTCGGCACCACCGGCGAATCGCCCACGGTCGACGTGGAAGAGCATTGCGAAATCATCCGCGTGGCGGTCGAGCAGGCCAAGGGCCGCGTGCCCGTGATGGCCGGCTGCGGCGCCAACTCGACCAAGGAAGCGATCGAGCTCGCCAAGTTCGCCAAGGGCGTGGGCGCCGATTCGCAGCTGCAGGTCGTGCCCTACTACAACAAGCCGACGCAGGAAGGCCAGTACCAGCACTTCAAGGCCATCGCCGAAGCCGTGGGCGACCTGCCCACCGTGCTGTACAACGTGCCCGGCCGCACCGTGGCCGATATGGCGCACGACACCGTGCTGCGCCTCGCGCAGGTGCCGGGCATCATCGGCATCAAGGAAGCCACCGGCAACATCGAGCGCGCGCAATGGCTCATCCGCGACCTGCCCAAGCACTTTGCCGTGTACTCGGGCGACGACCCGACCGCGGTGGCACTCATGCTCTGCGGCGGCCAGGGCAACATCAGCGTCACGGCCAACATCGCGCCGCGCAAGATGCACGAGCTGTGCGTCGCGGCCATCGCGGGCGACGTGCGGCGCGCCATGCAGATCCAGTTCGAGCTGATGCCGCTGCACCGCCACCTGTTCGTCGAACCCAATCCGATCCCGCTCAAGTGGGCCATGTCCAGGCTCGGCCTGTGCGGCGGCGCATTGCGGCTGCCGCTCACCGAGCTGGCGGAAACGAACCGGCCCGTGGTCGAGGCCGCCCTGCGCGCCACCGGCCTGCTCAAGGGCTGA
- the bamC gene encoding outer membrane protein assembly factor BamC, which produces MKNLSHISRAALLATLVVSLAACSVLESDKIDYKSAGKAPTLEVPPDLSQLSRENRYAVPGGAVTANAYQAGAANAPGIPTAVANIGDVRMERSGTQRWIVINRSPDQLWDPVKDFWQESGFLLTTEQRNLGIMETDWAENRAKLPQDIIRGTLGKLVDSVYSTGELDRFRTRLERTPTGTEIFISHRGMQEVYNNSRQDQTVWQPRPSDPELETEFLRRLMVKLGVTQEQSKILAATTAPSKTAAVANVGGQPVVQISEGFDRAWRRVGLALDRTGFTVEDRDRSAGIYYVRYVTPNPDKKEPGFFGKLFGSSEKNEAPIKFRILVKGGQGESTTVSVLNANGAPETSANAQRIVQVIADDLK; this is translated from the coding sequence TTGAAGAACCTTTCGCACATTTCGCGAGCTGCACTGCTGGCCACCCTCGTTGTCAGCCTCGCCGCCTGCTCCGTTCTCGAGAGCGACAAGATCGACTACAAGAGCGCCGGCAAGGCCCCGACCCTCGAAGTCCCGCCCGACCTGTCGCAGCTCTCGCGCGAGAACCGCTACGCGGTGCCGGGCGGTGCGGTCACGGCCAACGCCTACCAGGCCGGTGCGGCCAACGCGCCGGGCATTCCCACCGCGGTGGCCAACATCGGCGACGTGCGCATGGAGCGCTCGGGCACGCAGCGCTGGATCGTCATCAACCGCTCGCCCGACCAGCTCTGGGACCCGGTGAAGGACTTCTGGCAGGAAAGCGGCTTCCTCCTGACCACCGAGCAGCGCAACCTCGGCATCATGGAAACCGACTGGGCCGAGAACCGCGCCAAGCTGCCGCAGGACATCATCCGCGGCACGCTGGGCAAGCTGGTCGACTCGGTCTACTCGACCGGCGAACTCGACCGCTTCCGCACGCGCCTGGAGCGCACGCCCACGGGCACCGAGATCTTCATCAGCCACCGCGGCATGCAGGAGGTCTACAACAACAGCCGCCAGGACCAGACCGTGTGGCAGCCCCGCCCGAGCGACCCTGAACTCGAGACCGAGTTCCTGCGCCGCCTGATGGTCAAGCTCGGCGTGACGCAAGAGCAGTCGAAGATCCTGGCCGCCACCACCGCACCGTCCAAGACCGCCGCCGTCGCCAACGTGGGCGGCCAGCCGGTCGTGCAGATCAGCGAAGGCTTCGACCGCGCATGGCGCCGCGTGGGCCTGGCACTCGACCGCACCGGCTTCACCGTGGAAGACCGCGACCGCAGCGCCGGCATCTACTACGTGCGCTACGTGACCCCGAACCCCGACAAGAAGGAGCCCGGCTTCTTCGGCAAGCTGTTCGGCAGCTCCGAGAAGAACGAAGCACCGATCAAGTTCCGTATCCTCGTGAAGGGCGGCCAGGGCGAGAGCACCACGGTCTCGGTGCTGAACGCGAACGGCGCGCCCGAAACCTCGGCCAACGCGCAGCGCATCGTCCAGGTCATCGCCGACGACCTGAAGTAA
- a CDS encoding MBL fold metallo-hydrolase has protein sequence MLRFRSLGSGSTGNAAVVESTSGGRTSRLLIDCGFGLRQLDLRLARAGLAAGDIDAVFVTHEHGDHIGCAHSLSRRNRIPVWMSEGTWLATGARDFEGRLNLARDDAEFAVGDIAVRPFTVPHDAREPLQLRCSDGARTLGVLTDLGHATAHVLARLHGVHALLLEFNHDSELLANSAYPAFLKLRVGGRHGHLSNDAAAEIARAVRHDGLRHVVAAHLSEQNNRPDIVRRLMAEALGGHEAEMLTASASEGSPWLDV, from the coding sequence ATGCTCCGCTTCCGAAGCCTCGGCAGCGGCAGCACGGGCAATGCCGCGGTGGTGGAATCCACCAGCGGCGGCCGCACCTCGCGGCTGCTGATCGACTGCGGATTCGGCCTGCGGCAACTCGACCTGCGGCTTGCCAGGGCCGGCCTCGCAGCCGGCGACATCGATGCGGTCTTCGTCACCCACGAGCACGGCGACCACATCGGCTGCGCCCACTCGCTGTCGCGGCGCAACCGCATTCCCGTCTGGATGAGCGAAGGCACCTGGCTGGCCACCGGGGCGCGCGATTTCGAAGGCCGGCTCAACCTGGCGCGGGACGACGCCGAGTTTGCGGTCGGCGACATTGCGGTGCGGCCCTTCACCGTGCCGCACGATGCGCGCGAGCCGCTGCAGCTTCGCTGCTCCGACGGCGCGCGCACGCTGGGCGTGCTGACCGACCTGGGCCATGCCACCGCACATGTGCTGGCCCGCCTCCACGGCGTGCATGCGCTGCTGCTCGAGTTCAACCACGACAGCGAACTGCTCGCCAATTCGGCCTATCCGGCCTTCCTGAAACTGCGCGTCGGCGGCAGGCACGGGCACCTTTCGAACGATGCGGCTGCGGAAATCGCGCGCGCGGTGCGCCACGACGGTCTGCGCCACGTGGTCGCGGCCCATCTGAGCGAGCAGAACAACCGTCCCGACATCGTGCGGCGCCTGATGGCCGAAGCCCTCGGCGGGCACGAGGCCGAGATGCTCACGGCCAGTGCGTCAGAAGGCTCGCCCTGGCTGGACGTCTGA